One Coffea arabica cultivar ET-39 chromosome 5e, Coffea Arabica ET-39 HiFi, whole genome shotgun sequence DNA segment encodes these proteins:
- the LOC113743958 gene encoding uncharacterized protein yields MGRTGIGAVARNAEGKLMKAWARAEQKTSEPQVEEAAAIQMGMQMAQEANWKAVEFQSDCKAVVDMINKENEQDTRVDTILEDIANMRCLFEKCTFSFVHRAGNSCAHSLAICGKAN; encoded by the coding sequence ATGGGAAGGACTGGCATAGGTGCTGTGGCTAGAAACGCAGAAGGAAAACTGATGAAAGCATGGGCAAGAGCTGAACAAAAAACAAGCGAGCCACAGGTGGAGGAAGCAGCAGCAATTCAAATGGGAATGCAAATGGCCCAAGAAGCTAACTGGAAGGCAGTAGAGTTCCAATCTGACTGCAAGGCGGTGGTGGACATGATCAACAAGGAAAATGAGCAGGACACCAGAGTAGATACCATCCTTGAGGACATTGCAAATATGAGATGTTTGTTTGAAAAATGTACTTTCTCTTTCGTCCATAGAGCTGGAAACAGTTGTGCACATAGCTTAGCAATTTGCGGTAAAGCTAACTAA